In Pirellula sp. SH-Sr6A, the DNA window TTGCTGCATGTTTTCTACTACAGGGTTTTCCGTCGACATGTTTTCAACAGGTGCAGCCTGTTCAACTGGTTCCATCTCCATCTTGGTCATCAACCAAGAAAGGATTTCGGTTGGGTCGGTAACGCCTTCTGGCAGACCCATAGAGGACAACTTCGCCATCTGGCTACCGTCCATAAGTTCTCTCCTTTGGTCTGCAAAAGACCGTTTGACATAGGAATAGTTGTCAGCGCCTGTAACGCATAACGTTGCGTTCATTGGTCGCCAACGGGAAACGATGATCGCAGGGCCTTCAACAAGAGTGCCCGCTTGTGTCGTGTAAGTACGCCCAGGAGAAAGCTCAAAGGCTTCCAGCGTCTCGGCGGTAATCGAGAAGTCGGTAAGGTGTCCCTCTTCGTATCGCGTCGCGATCTTTTGCGACTCTGGATCGCTCGCGAATAGTGGACGCGCTTGGAACTCAGACCCTACGATCGAAATATCTTTGAGCGATCCGAAGACGTTGTGAACGGTCGTATCGTCGTGCGAGTCAACGATCGGGATCGAGTGATTCCCTGGCCGCATCTCGCAACCAGCCATTTCAAGGACATGGACGATCGGCTTCTTGTTTTCTGGATGCAAATGCTCAACAGGGTTCTCCGTGGCGATCACGGCGAGACCATCGGTGAGTGACTGGAACTGCCTCTTGATGACAGAGCCACCGGCGAACACAACAGGCTTTCTCGCGTCCAAGTCTTTGCGTCTTTTGATCAATGCGGATTTATTCACTGGCGACATCCTCCGCAGGAATTGGGTTGTCTACCGTTCCATCCGAGGCATCTGCGACGATCGCCTCGATGTTCTTTTCCGTCAGTCCGATCATGCTGAGTTGTGCTCTCGCAAGGGCTGGAGACATTGATCCGTCCGAGAGGCCATTGAGCACATCTTGGAGGGCCTTGCGGTTTCTGTTCCATTGCAAGCGAGAGAGTCCCATCCATTCGCCGGTCGCTCCCTCTGCGTCTTCTTCTGCTCGCACTTCATCCGCTGGCCCCGATGCTCCGGTTTGAGCGGCCATCATCTGCGCGGTCTGCTCCTCCGAAGTCAGCAAACCGAGCTTCATGCGAAGTTTCTTTTCCTTGCTCGCTTGGTAGAAGGTCGCACGCCAGGACCGACCACGCGAGCCAAGCTCGTCTTGGTAAGTCGACATGTAACGATCGATGGATTGCTGCGCGGCTGTTTGCTCTGCTGCCGGATCGACCCATTCTTGCTCAGGCAATTGCCATTCAACTGGAGCAACACCACGGCGGTCTTCTAGTAGTTCGGATGACGTAGGAAAGTTCTCTGCGTTCACAACGGCAGCCTTGTTGCAGAACTCGTCCCAGACTGGTTGGCAAAGATGCCAAACCATGTAGTTTTGCCATCGCTTGTATCGAGTGCGATCTTCCAGCTTGCTAGTTCGGCTGGAACTGTACGAAGTGTTCGAGAAGTCTTTTGCAACCGCTTCGTAATTGGTGCCAGTGCCAGCAGCAATACCGCGAAGCATCAGAGAAATCCACGGCTCCGCTGCGCTGTTAGGTCGCGATGGGTTGATAACTTCGATGGACTCTTCAACGCCGATCCTTGTTACCATCCCTGGCTCAAGATATTCAAGCGTGTTTCCGTTGTTGTCCGTCGACTCATCGCCAGTGGGATTCTGTAATCCACGGCTCGGAGTGTTTGTCTTAACCACTACTCCAAAGCAAGACGCGACAGCAGATGCTTGCAGTTCGTTGTCGATGTAGATTCCCAGGTCTCGCATTGGAGACATCACAGGAGCAAACCAACTAACGCCGCGAGTTTGACCGATTCTGTCCAGTCGGAAAAGATGAATCACTTCATCCGCTGGAACTCGCTCAGGAACTTGGTTACCAACGCTGTACGGGCTGTTCGGGTGTTGCTGGTAGATCCAGTACGCTACAGGTCTACCTTTCTGATCAACCTCGATTCCACGTACTACTCGGTTTCCTTCCGCACGCGCCATCGACGACTTGTACGTGTCGCGCTCTAAGGATAGACGGTCGGCTTCGATCAACTCCAATGCCAACGGAACAGGGCGGGTAATTCCGCGATACTCTTTGCCGGGAGTCCGAATCTTCCGAATGAGAACTTCGCCAGCCTCGACAATCTCTCGCTGTGCGATTACCTGGATTTCCGCAAAGGTCAACTGCCCGTTGATGTCTGCGACTTCGCACCATTCAGCCCATAGCTTTTCCCGCGACTCGTTAACGTCTTCTACGTCTTCGCCATCCTTGGTTTCGTACACGCTTTGGAGCGTGATTCCGTCACCGATGACGTTTGAAACAATGGTATCAACAACGTTCCATGCGTAAGCATTATTTCGAACCATCGAGCGAGCCCAAGCACGCATGGCGTCAGCACCATACGGACCCATCAGTTCTTGGTCGGCTGATTGGTTCTTTGGTTTGGTGCCTGATGTTAGACGGTTCGATTCCGCGCCAGCGTAGCTTCGCTGCAATACTTTTCGAGCTTGTGCGCGTCTGAGACCTGCCGTTGGAGAAACGTAACCGATAATGCGATCTAGGACGTTCATCGAGGTCGCCCGATCTTCGCAAGCGTGAACATCCCCCCGCCAGACTGCCTAGCCAGTTCAGTCTGCAACATACGGCGTTGCTCAAACAGAGAATCTAGGTCGAGCTTAGTAACGTTGCGAGAACCAATAGCGTAAGACTGCACGTTGCCCGTAAGCAACTGCTCTATTGCTGTCTCGACCTGGTTAAGAAGATTTGCGACGTCTAAAGCCATGCCTACAACGGTAGGCTAGCCATATCGATTGGTCACGCATCGCAATAGCGTATTTACCAGCTAGCTGGTAAACGGGTTAGACTTTTTGCTTCCATGTGTGACCACAATTGCCGCATTTGCAATAGCGAAGGTTTCCCGCAGTGTGGTAGACGAATGAATAGCTAGTCTCTGGATCTTCCCGCAGTGCAACGCACATCGAGCAATCTTGCGGAACAAACTTCTGCCGTGCCTTTGGTTGTTCTTGGGTTACAGGTTGAGTTTGCTCGGTCTCTTGCTCTTTTGTTTCCATTTGCCGCCGTTGCTTCCTTGTCATTGTCGCCACCATATCGCTAGTATCTCCTCTTAGGTATCCAGCCGCCCGGACGTGTTCGGAAGTTCTTGTTCTGCCTGTGCGTGTCTTGCCGCTGCTGTCTTGGCTTCTCCGGTCCCTTCACCATCGCCGTTACTTCCTGTTCTGATGGTGCCAGCAACTTGATACCGTAGATTTCCGAAGCAGCCGCCGCCATGTAAGTCGCATCTAGCCAATGGTTATCGTCTCGCTTGCTATTCCAATACGTCTTGGTTCCCTTACCCTCGACGAACTCAGTAACCAACTCTTCCGCTGTAATGTGTTGCGAATAAAGAGAGTGGCGACTGTCGGATTGATAAAGCGATAGCGAACCGCGTCGAAGCATTAGGTTTTCATCGAATGGCGGAGTAAGGAACCGTTCGTGTACCCACTGCTTCCAGTAGTCCGTGTCAAGTTCGTACAACGCAACCCGCTGCGCTGGCAAAAACTCTGCGTGCAAGTTCTCGCCAACGAAAATCCTGTTCGTCTCCGCCTTCTTCTTCTTGTAGCTTCCAATCCCCTTCGATGGATGGAAGATTCCTCGCACCTGTCGGCAGAACTCGTAAGCGCAATTGGTAAACGTTCCGGAGTCAACCAAAACGTGGTCTATCCTTCGTGGAACGCCTGTAGCGTCAACGAACGCTTTCTGTTGCAACTCCTCACGCCAATCAAGAAGTGCAGCGAGAATATGCGGCTCCGCGCCGTAGCGATCCTGCGTGCGGTCGGTCCCAAGAACAGACTTGAAGCCGTAATCAACAACGCAACCTCCTGCACCATGCCACCACGCGCAGATAACCCAATGGCAGTAATACTTGCCAAGGTCGATTGCCGCTGTCACGCATTGCGTGTTCGCAGGTAGTTGCCGCTTAGACAAACCGTTCATTCGCGATGCTACGGTTTCGGGAGTAAGACCGTTTCCGACTGGTCCCGCTTCTTCCGGTGGGTCGTTGTCAATCTCTGTCGCTACTGCTTTCTTACCGAAGTCCGCGACGCGGTTGTAATAGCTCTGTATGGCGGAAAGCTCCATTGGCTCGCCATCCGCGTGAATCTTTTTGGAGTAGCTATACGGGTTCGATATTTCGCAACCGTGCTCGATCTCCTTTTGATTGTCCCGCCAAAAACGAAACGCTTCTCTTGCTTGCGGGTCATCCGCTTTACGTTGCTGCCGCATGTCGATGTACTGCTCAACCAAATCGATGCGGTCTGGTGGCTTAATCATTTTGCGATAGCGGCGACCGTTGAACGACGGCTTTTGCTTGCGGTCTGTGTACTTGTATGCGTTGCACTTTCTGTTTAGCGTTGTGCAAAGGTAGACCCGTGCGATACGTTCCGCAGAAGCCCCCATCCCACCAATATCCTCTTCGATGATGGATTCAATCTTGGCGATCTGTTCATCGGAACGAACCGAATCTTTGTCCTCAACATCATCGATAATCCCGACCGTAGGACGACGCGACCGGAACTTCATGCCGCGAATCTTGCCTTCTATCCCGACCGCCCCCATCACCTGGCCGTTGGCAAGTGATTCCATATGGTCCGGCCAGTGTGGTAGCAATCTCTTGGGAATAGTCGGCAAGCAAAAGAACTTGTCAGAGATTACCATTCGAATGTACTCACCTCCGACCGTCTGCAATCGTGCGTTGGCAGTGGCAGCACCTATCGCAAGAATCGGAGCTGCGATCTCTGGAAAGTCGGCTGCAAAATCATCGGAGTCAGCGATCCGGTCGACCAGTTCTCGAAGGTCCTTTGTCGATGCGTCTTGATTTTTTCCGATGACAACTGGGAAAGGCGAAAGACTCTTGAGCATCAAGCAATACGCACCATCCATTGCCAGCGTCGTCTTTCCCTCGCCGCGAGGTGCAGCAATCGCTTGGTCGCCTCCAAAGCGTGCAGCGTTCCAAATAGACCAAAGCATATCCCTACGGTCGCTGGTAAACGCTTCGCTGTACGTTCTTGGGAAGTACGTGGTAAGCAATAGCTCAGGATCTTCTAAGCACGCCAAGCGGCGTTCGTAGTCCGCTGGGACCGGAATGTAAACCTCCCGACCTGCTGCACGCTGCTTTGCCTTGCGCTCGCGGTCGTATGCTTTTTCGTCCCACTTCTTAGGCTCGACTAACTCAACAACATCATCCGACTTCGCGTCCGGATGGTTGCGAATCCATGCTTCCAATTCCTGGACCGACAGGTTTAACAAGTCCGAGCTTGACGGCAGCGTCGAGTAGTTGAAGTTTCCTTGTGTGCTCAGCGTCCAATCTCCTCTGTTCTTCCGCACGCTTTTTGATGTTGATTTGATCAGCAGATTGCAAAGCTTTTGCGGCAGCCACCTGCACTGAATGCTTCTCGCCAAACTCCTGCAAGTACACCAGCCGATCGATAACCTTCTTTCGAATCTCTGGAGTTACCGGCCATTCGTCGTTGATAGCCCTACCTGCCAGCCGAACATCGGCAACGGTGTTAATGTCTACCATTTCCCCCTACCCCAAACCGCCAAGTACCGGACGGACGGAGTTTTTGTAACTTTTTTGGGCGAAGGTTCCGCCGCAAGGCTTTTTAGGGTCCAGGAAGGACCCGTTGACTATGGGGGGGAGTGCCCCCTTGTTTGATTGTGCTATCACGTCTGCTTCTCCACTAGCGCCGTCGTGCAATCGGACATAACACGTGTAATCACTGTGCCGTTGTATTGAACTCCAACGCTCCATCGATATTGCCCAGGCTCCAAGTTCGCAGTGTCCGTGTCTTCAAGATTAAATCGAAGAGTCCACGTACCATCTTCGTTGTCGACCACGGTGCCGGTGACAAGCCAAGTATTGTCTTTGTACTTACCTCCGAATGTGCAGGTGCAGCTACCTGCTACGAATCCAGTCACCTCGTCCACTGTCCATTCGAACCCTCTGCCGTTGGCTAACAGGTAATCATCACCGATGATAATCTTGGCAATGGTTCCATCCGTTGCGACAGCGGCCGATGTAGTAACGCCGTTAGTGGTCTTGCTCAGAAGTTCAAGCAAATCGATTTCCCATTGCAAATTGA includes these proteins:
- a CDS encoding phage portal protein encodes the protein MNVLDRIIGYVSPTAGLRRAQARKVLQRSYAGAESNRLTSGTKPKNQSADQELMGPYGADAMRAWARSMVRNNAYAWNVVDTIVSNVIGDGITLQSVYETKDGEDVEDVNESREKLWAEWCEVADINGQLTFAEIQVIAQREIVEAGEVLIRKIRTPGKEYRGITRPVPLALELIEADRLSLERDTYKSSMARAEGNRVVRGIEVDQKGRPVAYWIYQQHPNSPYSVGNQVPERVPADEVIHLFRLDRIGQTRGVSWFAPVMSPMRDLGIYIDNELQASAVASCFGVVVKTNTPSRGLQNPTGDESTDNNGNTLEYLEPGMVTRIGVEESIEVINPSRPNSAAEPWISLMLRGIAAGTGTNYEAVAKDFSNTSYSSSRTSKLEDRTRYKRWQNYMVWHLCQPVWDEFCNKAAVVNAENFPTSSELLEDRRGVAPVEWQLPEQEWVDPAAEQTAAQQSIDRYMSTYQDELGSRGRSWRATFYQASKEKKLRMKLGLLTSEEQTAQMMAAQTGASGPADEVRAEEDAEGATGEWMGLSRLQWNRNRKALQDVLNGLSDGSMSPALARAQLSMIGLTEKNIEAIVADASDGTVDNPIPAEDVASE
- a CDS encoding terminase gpA endonuclease subunit → MEAWIRNHPDAKSDDVVELVEPKKWDEKAYDRERKAKQRAAGREVYIPVPADYERRLACLEDPELLLTTYFPRTYSEAFTSDRRDMLWSIWNAARFGGDQAIAAPRGEGKTTLAMDGAYCLMLKSLSPFPVVIGKNQDASTKDLRELVDRIADSDDFAADFPEIAAPILAIGAATANARLQTVGGEYIRMVISDKFFCLPTIPKRLLPHWPDHMESLANGQVMGAVGIEGKIRGMKFRSRRPTVGIIDDVEDKDSVRSDEQIAKIESIIEEDIGGMGASAERIARVYLCTTLNRKCNAYKYTDRKQKPSFNGRRYRKMIKPPDRIDLVEQYIDMRQQRKADDPQAREAFRFWRDNQKEIEHGCEISNPYSYSKKIHADGEPMELSAIQSYYNRVADFGKKAVATEIDNDPPEEAGPVGNGLTPETVASRMNGLSKRQLPANTQCVTAAIDLGKYYCHWVICAWWHGAGGCVVDYGFKSVLGTDRTQDRYGAEPHILAALLDWREELQQKAFVDATGVPRRIDHVLVDSGTFTNCAYEFCRQVRGIFHPSKGIGSYKKKKAETNRIFVGENLHAEFLPAQRVALYELDTDYWKQWVHERFLTPPFDENLMLRRGSLSLYQSDSRHSLYSQHITAEELVTEFVEGKGTKTYWNSKRDDNHWLDATYMAAAASEIYGIKLLAPSEQEVTAMVKGPEKPRQQRQDTHRQNKNFRTRPGGWIPKRRY